From the Ascaphus truei isolate aAscTru1 chromosome 15, aAscTru1.hap1, whole genome shotgun sequence genome, one window contains:
- the LOC142466398 gene encoding E3 ubiquitin-protein ligase RNF114-like, translating into MYLSKMRLHATSCTKYQSYVMDGIKSVTKPQHARDVPNRFTFTCPYCRVQNLDQDGLVDHCRKYHFTDPTPVVCPICASMPWGTPGYRSANFMEHVNRRHRFSYDTFVDYSADEDAMMNEALLRSLRDK; encoded by the exons atgtACCTGTCGAAGATGCGTCTCCACGCCACTTCCTGTACCAAATACCAGAGCTATGTAATGGATGGCATTAAGTCTGTGACGAAGCCCCAGCACGCGCG AGACGTCCCAAACCGTTTCACCTTCACCTGCCCATACTGCAGGGTACAGAACCTGGACCAGGATGGCTTGGTGGACCACTGCAGGAAATACCACTTCACGGACCCGACCCCAGTG GTGTGCCCAATCTGTGCCTCCATGCCGTGGGGGACCCCGGGCTACCGCAGCGCCAACTTCATGGAGCACGTTAACCGCAGGCATCGCTTTTCATACGACACCTTCGTG gATTACAGTGCTGACGAGGACGCGATGATGAATGAGGCGTTATTGCGATCCCTGAGAGATAAATAA